One window from the genome of Streptomyces sp. WZ-12 encodes:
- a CDS encoding DUF6381 family protein has product MSSEETRARLQQMREKARQLADAAEHISDPKERQRLQEKSRRLQSRSEQESAMRSGDIYPSE; this is encoded by the coding sequence ATGAGTTCGGAAGAGACTCGCGCACGCCTCCAGCAGATGCGGGAGAAGGCCAGGCAGCTTGCTGACGCCGCGGAGCACATCAGCGACCCCAAGGAGCGGCAGCGGCTTCAGGAGAAGTCCCGCCGGCTGCAGAGCCGGAGCGAACAGGAGAGCGCCATGCGCAGCGGGGACATCTACCCCTCGGAGTGA
- a CDS encoding hydrophobic protein, translating into MAPLLLVLLLVLLFVGAGFVMKTIWLIAVALLAVFFIGFLFRSSGPRGTRGRRHHR; encoded by the coding sequence GTGGCCCCTCTCCTCCTCGTCCTGCTGCTCGTGCTGCTCTTCGTGGGCGCCGGTTTCGTCATGAAGACGATCTGGCTCATCGCCGTCGCCCTGCTCGCCGTCTTCTTCATCGGCTTCCTGTTCCGTTCGTCGGGCCCGCGGGGCACCCGGGGCCGCCGCCACCACCGGTAG
- a CDS encoding VOC family protein: MPATRARTTGTTTATVGGAPCWVSLMTRDTQAAQDFYAKVLGWTFRPGTEGDECVIALAEGSPVAGVGALGIQWHVPVAWTPYFAVASANDTAARIRERGATLAVGPLVLGKGRAALAADRDGAVFGLWEGQTLSWAVGQGGAPTCLELRTRDAFEAAIFYGEVFGWSPDRPGGCDISYEHDEVVVRDERGHTVAALRGGAVESAPDPHVRPRWHVSFPVHDIERVTEAAVAAGGFALPVTPLVDDSGCEAVIRDPQGGLFTVATTSG, translated from the coding sequence ATGCCCGCCACCCGAGCCCGCACCACCGGCACCACCACCGCGACCGTCGGCGGCGCTCCCTGCTGGGTGAGCCTGATGACCCGCGACACGCAAGCCGCCCAGGACTTCTACGCCAAGGTCCTCGGCTGGACCTTCCGCCCCGGCACCGAAGGGGACGAGTGCGTCATCGCGCTCGCCGAGGGCAGCCCGGTCGCCGGCGTCGGCGCCCTCGGCATCCAGTGGCACGTCCCCGTCGCCTGGACCCCGTACTTCGCCGTGGCCAGCGCCAACGACACCGCCGCCCGGATCCGCGAGCGCGGCGCCACCCTCGCCGTCGGCCCCCTCGTCCTGGGCAAGGGCCGCGCCGCGCTCGCCGCCGACCGAGACGGTGCGGTGTTCGGCCTGTGGGAGGGCCAGACCCTCTCCTGGGCCGTCGGCCAGGGCGGCGCGCCGACGTGCCTGGAACTGCGCACCCGTGACGCCTTCGAAGCGGCCATCTTCTACGGCGAGGTCTTCGGTTGGTCCCCCGACCGCCCCGGCGGCTGCGACATCAGCTACGAGCACGACGAGGTGGTGGTGCGCGACGAGCGCGGGCACACCGTGGCCGCGCTCCGCGGCGGCGCCGTCGAATCCGCCCCGGACCCGCACGTCCGCCCCCGCTGGCACGTCTCCTTCCCGGTGCACGACATCGAGCGGGTCACCGAGGCCGCGGTCGCCGCCGGCGGCTTCGCGCTCCCGGTGACACCCCTGGTGGACGACTCCGGCTGCGAGGCCGTCATCCGCGACCCCCAGGGCGGCCTCTTCACCGTCGCCACCACATCCGGCTGA
- a CDS encoding DUF6328 family protein, protein MNGQRDDGGTSKPAWSHGRRETEEQRADRRWTELLQEVRVIQTGVQILFGFLLTVAFTPRFASLDATDRTVYVITVLLGAATTGALVGTVTFHRLVSGHRLKPQTVLWASRLALVGVVLLLATVASALLLILRLALGAGAAPWVVAGLVTWFVVCWFVLPAWVLRRYTTRD, encoded by the coding sequence CTGAACGGTCAACGGGACGACGGCGGCACGTCGAAGCCGGCCTGGTCGCACGGCCGCCGGGAGACCGAGGAGCAGCGCGCCGACCGCCGGTGGACCGAGCTGCTCCAGGAGGTCCGGGTCATCCAGACCGGCGTGCAGATCCTCTTCGGCTTCCTGCTCACCGTGGCCTTCACCCCACGGTTCGCCTCGCTCGACGCCACGGACCGGACCGTCTACGTCATCACCGTGCTGCTGGGCGCGGCCACCACCGGGGCGCTGGTGGGCACGGTGACCTTCCACCGGCTGGTGTCCGGGCACCGGCTCAAGCCGCAGACCGTGCTGTGGGCCTCGCGGCTGGCGCTGGTCGGGGTGGTGTTGCTGCTGGCCACGGTGGCGTCGGCGCTGCTGCTCATCCTCCGGCTGGCGCTGGGCGCCGGTGCCGCGCCGTGGGTGGTGGCGGGCCTGGTGACGTGGTTCGTGGTGTGTTGGTTCGTGCTGCCGGCGTGGGTGTTGCGCCGCTACACGACGCGGGATTGA